The Saccharopolyspora gloriosae genome has a segment encoding these proteins:
- a CDS encoding YkvA family protein — protein MIAVGGLLVVAGLITLAAGDWSGQWWLLPGGLIAGGIGVLVAGLVARVRRRLAPLRAARRVTSSAPGSGGPVQRLRAIPTMITAPWRGGDAAVPKYQTVLWLAGLLYLIWPIDVIPDLLPLVGITDDIGVGAWLLTSLYAEAGNQVARQRSALTSEEEKD, from the coding sequence ATGATCGCGGTTGGTGGACTGCTCGTGGTCGCGGGCCTGATCACGCTCGCGGCGGGGGACTGGAGCGGGCAGTGGTGGCTGCTTCCCGGGGGCCTGATCGCGGGCGGGATCGGAGTGCTGGTGGCCGGGCTGGTGGCGCGGGTGCGGCGCAGGCTCGCTCCGCTGCGGGCCGCACGCCGGGTCACGTCGTCGGCTCCCGGCTCCGGCGGGCCGGTTCAGCGGCTCCGGGCGATCCCGACGATGATCACGGCGCCTTGGCGGGGTGGGGACGCGGCGGTGCCGAAGTATCAGACGGTGCTGTGGCTGGCCGGGTTGCTGTATTTGATCTGGCCGATCGATGTGATTCCGGATCTGCTGCCGCTGGTGGGGATCACCGATGACATCGGGGTCGGCGCGTGGCTGCTGACCAGCCTTTACGCGGAGGCGGGCAACCAGGTGGCGCGGCAACGCTCGGCGCTCACCTCGGAGGAGGAGAAGGACTGA
- a CDS encoding acyl-CoA dehydrogenase produces MNPNFETYRLADEHDALREAVRALAEKEIAPHAAEVDEQERYPQEALDALVKAGFAAVHVPEAYGGEGADSIATCIVIEEVARVCASSSLIPAVNKLGTMPIILSGSEDLKKKVLGDLAAGTATASYALSEREAGSDAGSMKTRARQDGDNWVLNGTKCWITNGGVSSWYTVMAVTDPDKGANGISAFAVHKDDPGFVVGPKEKKLGIKGSPTVELYFEDCTIPGDRIVGEPGTGFKTALRTLDHTRPTIGAQAIGIAQGALDAAIDYVKERKQFGKSISDFQGVQFMLADMAMKIEAARHMVYISAARAERGEGNLGFISAAAKCFASDVAMEVTTDAVQLFGGAGYTRDFPVERMMRDAKITQIYEGTNQIQRMVMARSLLKG; encoded by the coding sequence GTGAACCCGAACTTCGAGACCTACCGACTGGCCGACGAGCACGACGCCCTTCGCGAAGCGGTGCGCGCGCTCGCCGAAAAGGAGATCGCTCCGCACGCCGCCGAAGTCGACGAGCAGGAGCGCTACCCGCAAGAAGCACTCGACGCCCTGGTCAAAGCCGGTTTCGCCGCGGTGCACGTGCCCGAGGCGTACGGCGGCGAAGGCGCCGACTCCATCGCCACCTGCATCGTCATCGAAGAGGTCGCCCGCGTCTGCGCCTCCTCCTCGCTGATTCCCGCGGTGAACAAGCTCGGCACCATGCCGATCATCCTGTCCGGCTCCGAGGACCTCAAGAAGAAGGTCCTCGGCGACCTCGCCGCGGGCACCGCCACCGCGTCCTACGCGCTGTCCGAGCGGGAAGCCGGCTCCGACGCCGGATCCATGAAGACCCGCGCCCGCCAGGACGGCGACAACTGGGTGCTCAACGGCACCAAGTGCTGGATCACCAACGGCGGCGTGTCCAGCTGGTACACCGTGATGGCCGTGACCGACCCGGACAAGGGCGCCAACGGCATCAGCGCGTTCGCCGTGCACAAGGACGACCCCGGCTTTGTGGTCGGCCCGAAGGAGAAGAAGCTCGGCATCAAGGGTTCCCCCACCGTGGAGCTCTACTTCGAGGACTGCACCATCCCCGGCGACCGCATCGTCGGGGAGCCCGGCACCGGCTTCAAGACGGCGCTGCGCACCCTCGACCACACCCGTCCCACCATCGGCGCCCAGGCCATCGGCATCGCCCAGGGCGCGCTGGACGCGGCGATCGACTACGTCAAGGAACGCAAGCAGTTCGGCAAGTCCATCAGCGACTTCCAGGGCGTGCAGTTCATGCTCGCCGACATGGCGATGAAGATCGAGGCCGCCCGGCACATGGTCTACATCTCGGCGGCCCGCGCCGAGCGCGGTGAAGGCAACCTCGGGTTCATCTCCGCGGCCGCGAAGTGCTTCGCCTCCGACGTGGCCATGGAGGTCACCACCGACGCCGTGCAGCTGTTCGGCGGCGCGGGCTACACCCGCGACTTCCCCGTCGAGCGCATGATGCGCGACGCCAAGATCACCCAGATCTACGAGGGCACCAACCAGATCCAGCGCATGGTGATGGCCCGGTCCCTGCTCAAGGGCTGA
- a CDS encoding DUF5703 family protein — MSEEKDPETSSQPAPALGGARDVGWTDDKWEYRPLRLPPGVTRPSAATQLSIHAEFSGWELSRVLLYADGTRKVWLRRKRSTPGVPELLT, encoded by the coding sequence ATGAGCGAAGAGAAGGACCCCGAAACCTCTTCCCAGCCCGCCCCCGCCCTCGGCGGGGCGCGGGACGTCGGCTGGACCGACGACAAGTGGGAGTACCGCCCGCTGCGGCTACCGCCGGGGGTCACCCGGCCCAGCGCCGCGACCCAGCTGAGCATCCACGCCGAGTTCTCCGGCTGGGAACTGTCCCGCGTGCTGCTCTACGCCGACGGCACCCGCAAAGTCTGGCTCCGCCGCAAACGCAGCACCCCCGGCGTGCCCGAACTGCTCACCTGA
- a CDS encoding FtsX-like permease family protein: protein MSRLRTWAADLILGVRLAIGDRHSPWGRLALMTVGVGIGVAVLLASASMPAWMDGRDARIAPRNMQAASSAQSHTPAAVLGIDATTSFHDKRIEGRKLQPQRPDAPLPAGLHRYPAPGELVVSPALQALLEEPGSELLRQRLDGRIVDQIGPEGLLVPGELYYYAGTTGLTEWNATHRVDDHFGEAREPGSLPQDAWLMWVMGVSVLLLPVVVFVVSTARLAEAARQRRLAALRLVGASAWQVRRIASGESLVGSVAGVVAGWAMFLSARAIAGSMDVVTELITVTDITPVWWMAVLITLGVPVVTVLVSLASLRGAVREPLRWVRQGLPVRRRLWVRCVPLVAGVAGVLATRAMPWNDQDIVVYGLVGSISLILVSVPLLLPWTLDALAQRSRGGPVAWQLALRRLHFTSGTAARSVSAIAVVVTGVIGLQTLIATSEQSAAESRSKAVAQPNITVTATEDLQGRDGLTPSLAEIRSIPGVRAVSGDHSVDLRSGGTDPRWLSVKIADCATIARLAQVDDCADGAAYRTDQGRGQSADVDSSGLRVDEGDLWEIYTRGTIANGAGTVAWQVPPLQDVGATADRMMGTELLLTPAAATGIPMETRSVELDVEVDDDAPPELIESVRNVVAANLTAGSVEPPRTNQDNSDEQIRAIKYALLLGALVTFSLIGCSLLVTAIEQIQERTRPMAVLGAVGARRSTLVWSAFLQNAVPMLLTAVLAVPVGLGLGALLIVTLLETFPVFDFVGIGAVLSFAAVSVLVVTALTAPALSRAMSSEGLHTE from the coding sequence ATGAGCAGGCTGCGCACCTGGGCCGCCGATCTCATCCTCGGCGTGCGGCTGGCCATCGGTGATCGCCACTCTCCGTGGGGCCGGCTCGCGCTGATGACCGTCGGCGTCGGCATCGGTGTCGCGGTCCTGCTGGCCAGTGCGTCGATGCCGGCCTGGATGGACGGCAGGGACGCCCGCATCGCGCCGCGCAACATGCAGGCCGCCAGCTCTGCCCAGTCCCACACCCCCGCCGCGGTGCTCGGCATCGACGCAACGACCTCGTTCCACGACAAGAGGATCGAAGGAAGGAAGCTGCAGCCGCAGCGGCCGGACGCGCCGTTGCCCGCAGGCCTGCACCGGTACCCGGCGCCGGGTGAACTGGTGGTGTCCCCGGCGCTCCAGGCATTGCTCGAGGAACCCGGGTCCGAGCTGCTGCGGCAACGGCTCGACGGACGCATCGTCGACCAGATCGGCCCGGAGGGACTGCTGGTTCCCGGCGAGCTGTACTACTACGCCGGCACCACCGGACTGACGGAGTGGAACGCCACCCATCGCGTCGACGACCACTTCGGGGAGGCCCGTGAGCCGGGCAGCTTGCCCCAGGACGCCTGGCTGATGTGGGTGATGGGCGTTTCCGTGCTGCTGCTGCCGGTGGTGGTGTTCGTGGTGAGCACGGCCCGGCTCGCGGAGGCCGCGCGGCAGCGGCGGCTCGCCGCCCTGCGGCTGGTCGGCGCCAGTGCCTGGCAGGTACGCCGCATCGCCTCAGGGGAGAGCCTCGTCGGATCGGTCGCCGGGGTCGTCGCAGGCTGGGCGATGTTCCTGAGCGCCCGTGCGATCGCCGGGAGCATGGACGTCGTCACCGAACTGATCACCGTCACCGACATCACCCCCGTGTGGTGGATGGCGGTGCTGATCACCCTCGGGGTGCCTGTGGTGACGGTGCTCGTCTCGCTGGCGTCCTTGCGCGGCGCGGTCCGGGAACCGTTGCGGTGGGTCCGGCAGGGCTTGCCGGTGCGGCGGCGGCTGTGGGTGCGGTGCGTTCCACTCGTCGCCGGCGTCGCGGGCGTCCTCGCGACCCGCGCGATGCCGTGGAACGATCAGGACATCGTCGTGTACGGGCTGGTCGGTTCGATCTCGCTGATTCTCGTGTCGGTTCCGCTGCTGCTGCCGTGGACGTTGGACGCGCTGGCCCAGCGGTCGCGCGGCGGACCGGTGGCGTGGCAGCTCGCGCTGCGCAGGCTGCACTTCACCAGCGGCACCGCCGCGCGCTCGGTGAGCGCCATCGCCGTTGTGGTCACCGGCGTGATCGGCCTCCAGACCTTGATCGCCACGTCGGAACAGTCGGCGGCGGAAAGCCGGTCGAAGGCCGTCGCGCAACCGAACATCACGGTGACGGCCACTGAGGATCTGCAGGGGCGCGACGGCCTCACCCCCTCGCTCGCCGAAATCCGGTCGATTCCCGGAGTGCGCGCCGTGTCCGGCGACCATTCGGTGGACCTGAGATCCGGGGGGACGGACCCCCGCTGGTTGTCGGTGAAGATCGCGGATTGCGCGACGATCGCTCGTCTCGCTCAGGTCGACGACTGCGCCGACGGAGCCGCGTACCGAACCGACCAGGGCCGCGGTCAGAGCGCCGACGTCGATTCGAGCGGGCTGCGAGTCGACGAGGGTGACCTGTGGGAGATCTACACCCGTGGCACCATCGCCAACGGCGCCGGCACGGTGGCCTGGCAGGTTCCTCCGTTGCAGGACGTCGGGGCGACCGCCGATCGGATGATGGGCACGGAGCTGCTGCTGACGCCCGCCGCCGCCACCGGCATTCCGATGGAGACCCGTTCGGTGGAGCTCGACGTCGAGGTCGACGACGACGCCCCGCCGGAATTGATCGAGTCGGTGCGCAACGTGGTGGCCGCAAACCTGACCGCCGGGTCGGTGGAGCCTCCCCGGACCAATCAGGACAACTCGGATGAGCAGATCCGCGCGATCAAGTACGCGTTGCTGCTCGGAGCATTGGTCACGTTCTCCCTGATCGGGTGCAGTCTGCTGGTCACCGCGATCGAGCAGATCCAGGAACGGACCCGGCCGATGGCGGTGCTCGGTGCCGTCGGCGCCCGGCGCAGCACGCTGGTGTGGTCGGCGTTCCTGCAGAACGCGGTGCCGATGTTGCTCACCGCGGTGCTCGCGGTGCCCGTCGGTCTGGGATTGGGGGCGTTGCTCATCGTGACGCTCCTGGAGACCTTCCCGGTCTTCGACTTCGTCGGGATTGGCGCGGTGTTGAGCTTCGCCGCGGTCTCGGTGCTGGTCGTGACCGCGTTGACCGCTCCGGCGCTGTCCCGCGCCATGAGTTCCGAAGGCCTGCACACGGAGTAG
- a CDS encoding YncE family protein: MRRLVAACITATVLTGCGSVGAGDPLQVTDTLTAAEPAHAPRADAPPAGTVRAAPATTRTAQLPGTLATAHGRTVSLYDTRDLNRPPRTLELPGEPATLRTTPDGALLAAQPDADLVARIDPATATAEQLRYPGGPIDATAVPGGLAVALRATNTVVLPNGVQATGFKRPAELLVLSGRLHVLDTLSTSLIPIDLATGDKQPALRAGTGATRMVADRYGRVLTVDTRGEELLAFDTDPLIMKQRYPVPGAPYGLAYDPARDLAWITLTATNELVGYDIAGGEPREVHRMPTVQQPDSVTVDPETGHVYVASATGAGLQVVTP; encoded by the coding sequence TTGCGCCGACTGGTCGCCGCCTGCATCACCGCCACCGTGCTCACCGGCTGCGGCAGCGTCGGCGCCGGCGACCCGCTGCAAGTCACCGACACCCTCACCGCCGCCGAACCGGCCCACGCACCCAGAGCCGACGCCCCGCCGGCGGGCACCGTCCGAGCCGCACCGGCCACCACCCGCACCGCCCAGCTGCCGGGCACTCTCGCCACCGCGCACGGACGCACCGTGTCCCTCTACGACACCCGGGACCTCAACCGCCCGCCGCGCACCCTCGAACTGCCCGGCGAACCCGCCACGCTGCGCACCACCCCCGATGGTGCGCTGCTGGCCGCGCAACCCGACGCCGACCTCGTCGCCCGCATCGACCCGGCCACCGCCACCGCCGAACAACTCCGCTATCCCGGCGGCCCCATCGACGCCACCGCCGTGCCCGGCGGACTCGCCGTCGCCCTGCGCGCGACCAACACCGTCGTGCTGCCCAACGGTGTCCAAGCGACCGGTTTCAAGCGCCCCGCCGAGCTGCTCGTCCTGAGCGGCCGGCTCCACGTCCTCGACACCCTCAGCACCTCCTTGATCCCCATCGACCTCGCGACGGGCGACAAGCAACCCGCCCTGCGCGCGGGCACCGGCGCCACCCGGATGGTCGCCGACCGCTACGGCCGAGTCCTCACCGTCGACACTCGCGGCGAAGAACTCCTCGCCTTCGACACCGATCCGCTGATCATGAAGCAGCGCTATCCCGTTCCCGGCGCCCCGTACGGCCTGGCCTACGACCCCGCCCGCGACCTCGCCTGGATCACCCTCACCGCCACCAACGAACTCGTCGGCTACGACATCGCGGGCGGAGAACCCCGAGAAGTCCACCGCATGCCCACCGTCCAGCAACCTGACTCCGTGACCGTCGACCCCGAAACCGGACATGTCTACGTCGCCTCGGCAACCGGGGCGGGACTCCAGGTGGTGACGCCATGA
- the murJ gene encoding murein biosynthesis integral membrane protein MurJ, giving the protein MVEQAESARRQPSLARAGGTMAVATIVSRITGLGAKVVLVAVLGLGMVNDSYTVANTLPTVVNELLLGGVLTSVAVPLLVRAQQRGERDGESYAQWLITTGGVLMAAATVLAVATAPLLTALYLGADTRANTALTTAFAYLLLPAILFYGLSALLSAVLNARHVFGPPAWAPVLNNVVVLATAGVFVLLPGTISLDPVRMGEPKLLVLGIGTALGIVAQSLVVAIALRATGFRFRWRWGWDHRLGEFASLAGWVVLYTLISQLGMIVTTRVGAQGTEGSVATFTYAWLLSQVPYGVLGVSLLTALMPRISRSATDRDSGEFVADLSLGTRMSAVLLLPISALMVVAGGSLGIAFFSLGNNGIAAADRLGATIGVCALGIVPFAITMLQLRAFYAMKDARTPTVINLIMVGFRTALCYLFLATMDPANLVVGVALAMSLSFVLGALVGQLWLSVRIGGIRTRRTALSILRALAVTLVACCCAIAADAAVSAALGTTGVIAGAWLTLVVDGVVVLAVSFGGLLLVKAPEMDPVRAALHRRR; this is encoded by the coding sequence GTGGTCGAACAGGCCGAATCAGCACGTCGGCAGCCGTCCCTGGCACGGGCGGGCGGCACGATGGCCGTCGCCACCATCGTCAGCCGCATCACCGGGCTCGGCGCGAAGGTCGTGCTCGTGGCCGTGCTCGGGCTCGGCATGGTCAACGACTCCTACACGGTCGCCAACACCCTGCCGACCGTGGTCAACGAACTCCTGCTCGGCGGCGTGCTCACCAGCGTCGCGGTGCCGCTGCTCGTGCGGGCGCAGCAACGCGGCGAACGCGACGGCGAGTCCTACGCGCAATGGCTGATCACCACAGGCGGGGTGCTCATGGCGGCCGCGACCGTCCTGGCCGTGGCCACCGCTCCCCTGCTCACCGCGCTCTACCTCGGCGCCGACACCCGCGCGAACACGGCGCTGACCACCGCGTTCGCCTACCTGCTGCTGCCGGCGATCCTTTTCTACGGCCTGTCCGCGCTGCTGTCGGCGGTGCTCAACGCGCGACACGTCTTCGGCCCGCCCGCCTGGGCGCCGGTGCTGAACAACGTCGTCGTGCTCGCCACGGCAGGAGTGTTCGTGCTGCTGCCCGGCACCATCTCCCTGGACCCGGTGCGGATGGGCGAACCGAAGCTGCTGGTGCTCGGCATCGGCACCGCCCTCGGCATCGTGGCGCAGAGCCTCGTGGTGGCCATCGCGCTGCGCGCCACCGGATTCCGGTTCCGCTGGCGGTGGGGCTGGGACCACCGCCTCGGCGAGTTCGCCTCCCTCGCCGGCTGGGTCGTGCTCTACACCCTGATCAGCCAACTCGGCATGATCGTCACCACCAGAGTCGGCGCGCAGGGCACCGAGGGCAGCGTCGCCACCTTCACCTACGCCTGGCTGCTGTCCCAGGTGCCCTACGGAGTCCTCGGCGTGTCCCTGCTGACCGCGCTGATGCCGCGCATCAGCCGCTCCGCCACCGACCGGGACTCCGGCGAGTTCGTCGCCGACCTCTCCCTCGGCACCCGGATGAGCGCGGTCCTGCTGCTGCCGATCAGCGCGCTGATGGTGGTCGCGGGCGGCTCGCTCGGCATCGCGTTCTTCTCCCTCGGCAACAACGGCATCGCCGCCGCGGACCGGCTGGGCGCCACCATCGGGGTGTGCGCGCTGGGCATCGTGCCGTTCGCGATCACGATGCTGCAGCTCCGGGCCTTCTACGCGATGAAGGACGCCCGCACCCCGACCGTCATCAACCTGATCATGGTCGGGTTCCGCACCGCCCTGTGCTACCTGTTCCTCGCCACCATGGATCCCGCGAACCTCGTGGTGGGCGTCGCGCTGGCCATGTCGCTGAGCTTCGTGCTCGGCGCCCTCGTCGGACAGCTCTGGCTGAGCGTGCGGATCGGCGGAATCCGCACCCGCCGCACCGCGCTGAGCATCCTGCGCGCGCTCGCGGTCACCCTCGTCGCCTGCTGCTGCGCCATCGCGGCCGACGCGGCCGTCAGCGCGGCCCTCGGCACCACCGGGGTGATCGCCGGGGCCTGGCTCACCCTCGTCGTGGACGGTGTCGTCGTGCTCGCCGTCAGCTTCGGCGGCCTGCTGCTGGTCAAGGCACCGGAAATGGACCCCGTGCGGGCCGCCCTGCACCGCCGAAGGTGA
- a CDS encoding ABC transporter ATP-binding protein gives MTAASRSGTESMLTGTGLVCSFGPTPALRGAELGVDAGEVVAVVGSSGSGKSTLLHCLAGVIAPESGQVRFRGRDITAMSDEERSALRRTEFGFVFQFGQLVPELSVLENIALPLRLNGVARRKAETRAREWAEKLEVAGQLDKRPGEISGGQGQRAALARALVADPSVIFADEPTGALDSVGGEQVMRLLADAAAESGTAVLLVTHEASVASYADREVVIRDGRTLLEETAR, from the coding sequence ATGACCGCCGCGTCGAGGTCCGGGACCGAGTCGATGCTCACCGGCACCGGACTGGTCTGTTCGTTCGGCCCTACCCCGGCGCTGCGCGGCGCTGAGCTGGGGGTCGATGCGGGCGAGGTCGTCGCCGTCGTGGGCTCGTCCGGTTCCGGCAAGTCGACGTTGTTGCACTGCCTGGCAGGCGTGATCGCCCCCGAGTCGGGGCAGGTCCGCTTCCGCGGCCGCGACATCACCGCGATGTCCGACGAGGAGCGCAGCGCGCTGCGCCGCACCGAGTTCGGGTTCGTCTTCCAATTCGGCCAGCTCGTCCCGGAACTGAGCGTGCTGGAGAACATCGCCCTGCCGTTGCGGCTCAACGGCGTCGCCCGCCGCAAAGCGGAGACCCGAGCGCGCGAGTGGGCGGAGAAGCTCGAAGTGGCCGGACAGCTCGACAAGCGCCCCGGCGAGATCTCCGGGGGACAGGGCCAACGTGCCGCACTGGCCCGCGCTCTCGTCGCCGACCCCTCGGTGATCTTCGCCGACGAGCCCACCGGTGCGCTCGACTCCGTGGGCGGTGAACAGGTGATGCGGCTGCTCGCGGACGCCGCCGCCGAGTCCGGCACCGCCGTGCTGCTGGTGACCCACGAGGCGAGCGTCGCCTCCTACGCCGACCGGGAGGTCGTGATCCGCGACGGCCGGACACTGCTCGAGGAGACCGCACGATGA
- a CDS encoding MurT ligase domain-containing protein: MTGTRRDGERTTGQGDADDEPAKPSDASPTPPWPREADDPPASPGPSTSDDPDAPWRVIAPPRPAPQAPGSPLRTSLALGAGRVVASMSRRLRLGSGGMIGGRLALSLQPGLLARLAAGRRIVMITGTNGKTTTTALVAEALRSRGSATSNVTGANMLDGHVAALMTDLSAPFASLEVDELHLAQVTAEFSPAVILLLNLSRDQMDRVGEIRTVQRSLRTALEQAPQTRVVANRDDPNIVSVATGHPSVTWVSGGTRWTHDALNCPRCGAFITDLDGPWHCECGLSRPEADWTVTETGIVGPDGRERELTLALPGHVNRVNAAFAVAAATELGCDPSEVLARVADLRQASGRYSTVLLDDRVVRLLLAKNPASWLEMLDLVSGHDRPLILSVNSREADGYDVSWLWDVDFATLQGRSVLVTGDRGLDLAVRLRYAGVSCEVAATAQDALARSGPEPDVIANYTAFRDLLARSVVR, encoded by the coding sequence ATGACCGGAACCAGAAGGGACGGCGAACGGACGACGGGGCAGGGCGACGCCGACGACGAACCGGCCAAGCCGAGCGACGCGTCGCCGACGCCGCCGTGGCCGCGCGAAGCCGACGATCCACCGGCGTCACCCGGCCCGTCCACGTCGGACGATCCGGACGCGCCGTGGCGAGTGATCGCCCCGCCGCGCCCGGCCCCGCAGGCACCCGGCAGTCCACTGCGGACATCACTGGCGCTCGGCGCCGGACGGGTCGTGGCGAGCATGTCGCGCAGGCTGCGCCTGGGCAGCGGCGGCATGATCGGCGGCAGGCTCGCGCTGAGCCTGCAACCGGGACTGCTCGCGCGGCTTGCCGCCGGGCGCCGGATCGTCATGATCACCGGTACCAACGGCAAGACCACCACCACCGCGCTGGTCGCGGAGGCACTGCGCAGCCGTGGCTCGGCGACCAGCAACGTCACCGGCGCCAACATGCTCGACGGGCACGTGGCGGCGCTGATGACGGACCTGTCCGCGCCGTTCGCGTCGCTGGAAGTCGACGAGCTGCACCTGGCTCAGGTCACCGCCGAATTCAGCCCCGCCGTGATCCTGCTGCTCAACCTCAGCCGGGACCAGATGGATCGGGTCGGTGAGATCCGCACCGTGCAGCGCAGCCTCCGCACCGCGTTGGAACAGGCACCGCAGACCCGAGTCGTGGCCAACCGCGACGATCCGAACATCGTCTCCGTCGCCACCGGGCATCCGTCGGTGACCTGGGTGTCCGGCGGCACGCGCTGGACGCACGACGCGCTGAACTGCCCGCGGTGCGGAGCCTTCATCACCGATCTGGACGGTCCCTGGCACTGCGAGTGCGGACTATCCCGCCCGGAGGCCGATTGGACGGTCACCGAGACCGGGATCGTCGGACCGGACGGGCGGGAGCGGGAACTGACCCTCGCGCTTCCCGGCCACGTGAACCGGGTCAACGCCGCGTTCGCGGTCGCCGCGGCGACCGAGCTCGGCTGCGATCCGTCCGAGGTGCTGGCCCGCGTCGCGGATCTGCGCCAGGCCAGTGGCCGCTACTCGACGGTGCTGCTCGACGACCGGGTGGTGCGGCTGTTGCTGGCGAAGAACCCGGCGAGCTGGCTGGAGATGCTCGACCTCGTCTCCGGGCACGACCGCCCGCTGATCTTGTCGGTCAACAGCAGGGAAGCCGACGGCTACGACGTGTCGTGGCTGTGGGACGTGGACTTCGCGACGCTGCAAGGGAGGTCGGTGTTGGTGACCGGCGACCGAGGACTGGATCTGGCGGTACGGCTGCGGTACGCGGGAGTGTCCTGCGAGGTGGCCGCCACCGCGCAGGACGCGCTGGCCCGCAGCGGCCCGGAACCGGACGTGATCGCGAACTACACCGCGTTCCGCGACCTGCTCGCCCGGAGCGTCGTCCGATGA
- a CDS encoding TetR family transcriptional regulator: MSEQPRPRAGRTPQGRRRIRGTLSLAALDLFAANGFEATTVDQIAEAAGVGRRTFFRYFRSKEDAVFGDHEERLADAAEFLDGAVGTEEPLLVVSRAAEAVLDTYLAEPEVSLQRFALTRQVSSLRDKEIASTDGYQRAFARYLRGRYAEDPDGALRAAVAAAAIVAAHNQVLREWLKSGAHLDARSRLRGALAVVRTGLSSAWDGAADDVVVGVVRTGAPAAAVLKQLEEVLRDLPDARP; this comes from the coding sequence ATGTCCGAGCAGCCGAGACCGCGAGCCGGTCGCACTCCGCAGGGCCGTCGCCGGATCCGCGGCACGTTGTCGCTGGCGGCGCTGGACCTGTTCGCGGCGAACGGGTTCGAGGCGACCACGGTGGATCAGATCGCCGAGGCCGCGGGTGTCGGCAGGCGCACCTTCTTCCGGTACTTCCGGTCCAAGGAGGACGCCGTCTTCGGTGATCACGAGGAGCGGCTGGCGGATGCGGCGGAGTTCCTCGACGGCGCCGTCGGCACCGAGGAACCGCTGCTGGTGGTGAGCCGGGCCGCGGAGGCGGTGCTGGACACCTATCTCGCCGAGCCCGAAGTGTCGCTGCAGCGGTTCGCCCTCACCCGGCAGGTGTCGTCCTTGCGGGACAAGGAGATCGCCAGCACCGACGGCTACCAGCGGGCGTTCGCGCGGTACCTGCGCGGCCGTTATGCGGAAGATCCGGACGGGGCGCTGCGGGCGGCGGTGGCCGCGGCCGCGATCGTCGCCGCGCACAACCAGGTCCTGCGGGAGTGGCTCAAGAGCGGTGCCCACCTCGACGCGCGCAGCCGGTTGCGCGGGGCCTTGGCGGTCGTGCGCACCGGCCTGTCCTCGGCTTGGGACGGCGCGGCCGATGACGTGGTCGTCGGCGTCGTGCGCACCGGGGCACCGGCCGCGGCCGTGCTCAAGCAGCTGGAGGAAGTCCTCCGGGATCTCCCCGACGCGCGACCCTAG
- a CDS encoding type 1 glutamine amidotransferase, whose product MSGGGVRIALVLPDLLGTYGDRGNMLVLERRLHWRGIPSETVTVLSSSAVVPDSCDLYLLGGGEDVAQTAAMRVLSRSPGLQRAAARGAPVLGICGGLQVLGTEFTTGDGVRHEGLGLVDAVTEPAGERAIGEVTTDCLLAGVGMLTGFENHLGRTRLGSGSMPLGRVTRGIGNGPERAEGVVRGHVVCTYLHGPILARNPALADLLLGWAVGAPLQPITEPEELAALRVERSRMRARNPK is encoded by the coding sequence ATGAGCGGCGGGGGAGTGCGGATCGCGCTGGTGCTGCCGGACCTGCTGGGCACCTACGGGGATCGCGGGAACATGCTGGTGCTGGAGCGGCGGCTGCACTGGCGGGGCATTCCGAGCGAGACCGTCACCGTGCTGTCCTCGTCGGCGGTGGTACCCGACTCGTGCGACCTGTACCTGCTGGGCGGTGGCGAGGACGTGGCGCAGACCGCGGCGATGCGGGTGCTGTCGCGGTCGCCCGGGTTGCAGCGGGCCGCCGCCCGGGGCGCTCCGGTGCTGGGGATCTGCGGTGGCCTGCAGGTGCTGGGCACGGAGTTCACCACCGGCGACGGGGTGCGGCACGAAGGCCTCGGCTTGGTCGACGCGGTCACCGAGCCCGCGGGGGAGCGGGCCATCGGTGAGGTGACGACGGACTGCCTGCTCGCCGGGGTCGGCATGCTCACGGGTTTCGAGAACCACCTGGGCCGGACCCGGCTGGGCTCGGGTTCGATGCCGCTGGGCCGGGTCACGCGCGGGATCGGCAACGGGCCGGAACGGGCGGAGGGGGTGGTGCGCGGGCACGTCGTGTGCACCTATCTGCACGGCCCGATCCTGGCGCGCAATCCGGCGTTGGCGGACTTGCTGCTGGGCTGGGCGGTGGGCGCCCCGTTGCAGCCCATCACCGAGCCGGAAGAGCTCGCCGCGCTGCGCGTCGAACGCAGCCGGATGCGCGCCCGCAACCCCAAGTGA